TTAAAGGGTGAGTAATGTTCGGTGAAATTTGTATTTGTTTTAAGGATTTATATTTTCGTTGGCATCTATTTCGGCCTGTGGTATTGGGAGATACCGCTTGGTTTCGTAGTTAAAATCGGGTCCAAGCGCAGCTTCAGCCACTGTTTTTCCCCACCGCATTAGGTCGAAGTAGCGGTGAAACTCCTGTGCCAGCTCAACCCTACGCTCATGCTGGATGGCGGTCCGGAGTTGATCCTGATTTGAGGTGGTGACATCATTAAGCAGATCGGGAGGTGGAGTGCCATTAAAGCTGGCTAGTGCCCTATGCCTTACTATATTGAGATTTGCTTTAGCCGAATCGGCATTGCCAATTTCGTTAAATGCTTCAGCCTTCATCAATAAAAGATCGGCATATCGGAAGTAGATGTAGTTAAGGTCACCATCCCCCTTAAGCGCCGCTGAAACTTGTGAAAGTGGCTGTTGATGCTTCTTGGTGAGATATCCAGTTGCTGGTGACCATGATGCGCTAAAAACATCACCATCCAACCAAGGCTGACCATCACGACCAATGGAAGCATCCAGGCGCGGGTCAACGTCACCAGTGGAAGTACTTACCTCAAAGGCGTCCACCAAGCTTTGGGTTGGGGCATCGAAGTAATATCCTCCATCAACGGAAGGGGCAAACCACTGATTTAATTCACTTCCTTCACCCGATGGGATTTGTCCCGAGAGGTGTTGAATTTCAAAGATTGATTCGCTGCTGTTTTCGTAGGCCAGCTTAAAGTTATCGGCATAGTTTGGAAGGAGGTGATATATTCCTAGGGCCTCAACCTGCTGAAAGTATCCAAGGGCAGCTGTCCAATTCTGTTGATACAAGTTAACCTTTCCAAGCATGGCAAGAGCCGCTCCACGCGTAACTCGGCCTACATCAGAGGAGGTGTATGAAACGGGTAAAACCGCAGCCGCATCCAATAAATCGGTCTGAATTTGAGCATAAATATCGGATACATCGCTCAAAGGAACATGAATGGCAGCTTGGGTAGTTGGAGGGAGCAACTTTAGGGGAACCCTTCCAAAAATATTCACAAGGTTGAAATAGCTGTATGCCCTAATGAACTTTGCTTCTCCTATTATTCTATTTTTTAAGCCCGCATCCATGGTAACGGCAGGTACGTATGCTATTACGTTATTGGCACGAGTAATGGCTTCATAGGCAAAGCTCCAGTAATTGCTTATAACACCATTGTTTGAATTTGCATTGAACGCATCGATGAAGGTAATCTCTGCCTGATCTCCCGGATTACCTCCCTTTACGGCATCATCGGAAGCCACATCACCGAAAACCCAAATAAGATTATTGGGTGAAGTAAACGTAATGGCTTGATAAGTGCCATTGATGGCCTGAAGTGCTTGTTCTTCGTTTTGGTAGAAGTTATCAGAAGAAAATTGGCCTTGCAGATCCTCCGTTAAAAATTTGGTACAGCTGCTAAGTATTGCTAACGAAAGCGACAATAATAAGAGCGTTTTACGGTATCCAAAAGAACGGTTAGTAGTGCTAAGCACACGAGTTACCTGATGACGAATTGCACCTGAATTAATTTTATAGTTCCATTTCATAGCCCGATGTCATTAAAATGTGAGATCTAGTCCAAACATTATAGTCCTAGCCGAAGGATAGGTTCCCCAATCGATACCATTAGCAGCATCTCCTTCGCTTTGAGAGTTATTGCTTACGGTCATTTCTGGGTCAAGACCCGAATACTTTGTGAAGGTGAGCAGATTGCTTCCTGACACATAAACTCGCGCCAACGACAACCCAACTACCTTAAGAATTTTGGGAGATATTGTATAGCCAAACTGTAAGTTTTTCAACCGCAGGTATGAGCCATCCTCAAGAAAACGCGATGAAGGCATGGCGTTGTTCGCCTTGGCACTCCACGAAGCTCTTGGCTGGGTATTCGAGGTGCCCTCCCCTGTCCAGCGTTGATCAAAATAGCGCTGTGTTACAGGAAAACCGCGATAGAATCCTTCAATATCTTGATTTATCTGCGAATAAATTTTATTGCCGTAGGTTCCCTGAAAGAAGAGACTCACATCAAAATTCTTATAGTGAGCAGCCAGGTTAACCCCTAACGTCATTTTTGGGATAGCGCTACCAAGGTGTACCCTATCTTTATTGTCAATACGCCCATCCCCATTTTGATCCTTAAATTTCACATCGCCCGGTCGAATGTTGGCGCCCTGATATGCCGAGAGCAATACTTCGGATGCATTTTGGAAAATACCATCCATCTGAAGCATGTAAAAGGAGCCAATGGGGTGTCCAACGTCTGTCAAAGTTGCGTAAGTTCCGGTCTCAACAAGGCCATTTCTAATGGGTGCATCCAGCTTGAGAACCTCGTTGTGAATGAAGGAGAGGTTTCCACTTACGGAGAAGCCCCACTCCCGCTTTGAATGACGATAGGACGCCTCCAACTCAAGCCCTGAATTCAATACTGACCCATTATTAACCCATGGTGCGGCCTCATAGCCAACCGATGGAGGATTGGAGGCATAAACAAGCATATTCTGCGTTATCTTGTAGTAGTAATCAACCGAAAACGCGAAGGCGCCATTCCAAAGTTCAGCATCCAAACCGCCATTGTACTGGTAACTCGTTTCCCACTTCAGATTCCTATTAC
This region of Williamwhitmania sp. genomic DNA includes:
- a CDS encoding RagB/SusD family nutrient uptake outer membrane protein encodes the protein MKWNYKINSGAIRHQVTRVLSTTNRSFGYRKTLLLLSLSLAILSSCTKFLTEDLQGQFSSDNFYQNEEQALQAINGTYQAITFTSPNNLIWVFGDVASDDAVKGGNPGDQAEITFIDAFNANSNNGVISNYWSFAYEAITRANNVIAYVPAVTMDAGLKNRIIGEAKFIRAYSYFNLVNIFGRVPLKLLPPTTQAAIHVPLSDVSDIYAQIQTDLLDAAAVLPVSYTSSDVGRVTRGAALAMLGKVNLYQQNWTAALGYFQQVEALGIYHLLPNYADNFKLAYENSSESIFEIQHLSGQIPSGEGSELNQWFAPSVDGGYYFDAPTQSLVDAFEVSTSTGDVDPRLDASIGRDGQPWLDGDVFSASWSPATGYLTKKHQQPLSQVSAALKGDGDLNYIYFRYADLLLMKAEAFNEIGNADSAKANLNIVRHRALASFNGTPPPDLLNDVTTSNQDQLRTAIQHERRVELAQEFHRYFDLMRWGKTVAEAALGPDFNYETKRYLPIPQAEIDANENINP